A single region of the Eleginops maclovinus isolate JMC-PN-2008 ecotype Puerto Natales chromosome 4, JC_Emac_rtc_rv5, whole genome shotgun sequence genome encodes:
- the dtwd1 gene encoding tRNA-uridine aminocarboxypropyltransferase 1 isoform X2: protein MDKMLCRRAHILQHRSVNILRASMSSLDQHQHLHPSCPDKTTVSSGSSDTHELAKEPLQGLKLASHAVLEKAKERGRLLCSKCGGSRMFFCYTCCSLLGVSHQEIPVIKLPLKIDIIKHPNETDGKSTAIHAKILAPSDVNIYTYPCIPDYEKNKVVLVFPGPGAVSVLDMIQCLHDMTDSRSYRSSGEPCLKRLKSEEITGATHTADSLGSGTPDEAKGLESRVYPLQRVVFIDSTWNQTNKISTDERLQDILRVELKTRKTCFWRSQRGKPDTYLATIEAIYYFLKDFHKHCLAQEYNGEYDNLLFFYSYLHSVVNKSKQEKKDLLENEKEAEAAKKDLGSVAER from the exons ATGGATAAAATGTTATG CCGTAGGGCCCACATACTTCAACACCGGTCTGTCAACATTTTACGAGCAAGCATGAGCAGCCTGGATCAACACCAGCATCTCCATCCTAGTTGCCCTGACAAAACAACAGTCTCCAGTGGTTCATCAGACACCCATGAGCTAGCCAAGGAGCCTCTTCAAGGTCTAAAATTGGCATCACATGCAGTTCTGGAGAAGGCGAAGGAGAGGGGCAGGTTATTATGCTCTAAATGTGGAGGATCAAGGATGTTCTTCTGCTACACATGCTGCTCATTACTTGGTGTCAGCCATCAAGAAATCCCTGTGATCAAG CTTCCTCTGAAGATAGATATCATCAAGCATCCCAATGAGACGGATGGCAAGAGCACTGCAATCCATGCCAAGATTCTTGCACCCAGCGACGTCAACATATACACCTACCCCTGCATACCTGACTATGAAAAGAACAAG GTGGTGTTGGTGTTCCCGGGTCCAGGGGCTGTCTCAGTTCTTGACATGATCCAGTGTTTGCACGACATGACCGACAGCAGGTCATACCGCTCCTCTGGTGAACCCTGCCTAAAGAGGCTGAAAAGTGAGGAAATAACAGGGGCCACACATACTGCTGACAGCCTGGGGTCAGGGACCCCAGATGAAGCAAAGGGCTTGGAGTCCAGGGTGTATCCCTTACAGAGGGTGGTTTTCATTGACAGCACATGGAACCAGACCAACAAGATCAGCACAGATGAGAGACTGCAAG ATATCCTCCGGGTGGAGCTGAAGACGAGGAAAACGTGTTTCTGGCGGAGTCAGAGGGGCAAACCAGACACCTACTTAGCTACTATCGAggctatttattattttctcaagGACTTCCACAAGCATTGCCTTGCTCAGGAGTACAACGGAGAATATGATAACCTTCTCTTTTTCTACTCCTACCTACACTCAGTTGTCAACAAATcaaagcaagaaaagaaagatctGCTGGAAAATGAGAAAGAAGCTGAAGCAGCTAAAAAAGACTTAGGATCTGTAGCTGAAAGGTAG
- the dtwd1 gene encoding tRNA-uridine aminocarboxypropyltransferase 1 isoform X3, with product MSSLDQHQHLHPSCPDKTTVSSGSSDTHELAKEPLQGLKLASHAVLEKAKERGRLLCSKCGGSRMFFCYTCCSLLGVSHQEIPVIKLPLKIDIIKHPNETDGKSTAIHAKILAPSDVNIYTYPCIPDYEKNKVVLVFPGPGAVSVLDMIQCLHDMTDSRSYRSSGEPCLKRLKSEEITGATHTADSLGSGTPDEAKGLESRVYPLQRVVFIDSTWNQTNKISTDERLQDILRVELKTRKTCFWRSQRGKPDTYLATIEAIYYFLKDFHKHCLAQEYNGEYDNLLFFYSYLHSVVNKSKQEKKDLLENEKEAEAAKKDLGSVAER from the exons ATGAGCAGCCTGGATCAACACCAGCATCTCCATCCTAGTTGCCCTGACAAAACAACAGTCTCCAGTGGTTCATCAGACACCCATGAGCTAGCCAAGGAGCCTCTTCAAGGTCTAAAATTGGCATCACATGCAGTTCTGGAGAAGGCGAAGGAGAGGGGCAGGTTATTATGCTCTAAATGTGGAGGATCAAGGATGTTCTTCTGCTACACATGCTGCTCATTACTTGGTGTCAGCCATCAAGAAATCCCTGTGATCAAG CTTCCTCTGAAGATAGATATCATCAAGCATCCCAATGAGACGGATGGCAAGAGCACTGCAATCCATGCCAAGATTCTTGCACCCAGCGACGTCAACATATACACCTACCCCTGCATACCTGACTATGAAAAGAACAAG GTGGTGTTGGTGTTCCCGGGTCCAGGGGCTGTCTCAGTTCTTGACATGATCCAGTGTTTGCACGACATGACCGACAGCAGGTCATACCGCTCCTCTGGTGAACCCTGCCTAAAGAGGCTGAAAAGTGAGGAAATAACAGGGGCCACACATACTGCTGACAGCCTGGGGTCAGGGACCCCAGATGAAGCAAAGGGCTTGGAGTCCAGGGTGTATCCCTTACAGAGGGTGGTTTTCATTGACAGCACATGGAACCAGACCAACAAGATCAGCACAGATGAGAGACTGCAAG ATATCCTCCGGGTGGAGCTGAAGACGAGGAAAACGTGTTTCTGGCGGAGTCAGAGGGGCAAACCAGACACCTACTTAGCTACTATCGAggctatttattattttctcaagGACTTCCACAAGCATTGCCTTGCTCAGGAGTACAACGGAGAATATGATAACCTTCTCTTTTTCTACTCCTACCTACACTCAGTTGTCAACAAATcaaagcaagaaaagaaagatctGCTGGAAAATGAGAAAGAAGCTGAAGCAGCTAAAAAAGACTTAGGATCTGTAGCTGAAAGGTAG
- the dtwd1 gene encoding tRNA-uridine aminocarboxypropyltransferase 1 isoform X1, whose translation MLSLLTEYSFTCVNQVITRRAHILQHRSVNILRASMSSLDQHQHLHPSCPDKTTVSSGSSDTHELAKEPLQGLKLASHAVLEKAKERGRLLCSKCGGSRMFFCYTCCSLLGVSHQEIPVIKLPLKIDIIKHPNETDGKSTAIHAKILAPSDVNIYTYPCIPDYEKNKVVLVFPGPGAVSVLDMIQCLHDMTDSRSYRSSGEPCLKRLKSEEITGATHTADSLGSGTPDEAKGLESRVYPLQRVVFIDSTWNQTNKISTDERLQDILRVELKTRKTCFWRSQRGKPDTYLATIEAIYYFLKDFHKHCLAQEYNGEYDNLLFFYSYLHSVVNKSKQEKKDLLENEKEAEAAKKDLGSVAER comes from the exons ATGCTGAGCCTGCTAACAGAATATAGCTTCACTTGCGTTAACCAGGTAATAAC CCGTAGGGCCCACATACTTCAACACCGGTCTGTCAACATTTTACGAGCAAGCATGAGCAGCCTGGATCAACACCAGCATCTCCATCCTAGTTGCCCTGACAAAACAACAGTCTCCAGTGGTTCATCAGACACCCATGAGCTAGCCAAGGAGCCTCTTCAAGGTCTAAAATTGGCATCACATGCAGTTCTGGAGAAGGCGAAGGAGAGGGGCAGGTTATTATGCTCTAAATGTGGAGGATCAAGGATGTTCTTCTGCTACACATGCTGCTCATTACTTGGTGTCAGCCATCAAGAAATCCCTGTGATCAAG CTTCCTCTGAAGATAGATATCATCAAGCATCCCAATGAGACGGATGGCAAGAGCACTGCAATCCATGCCAAGATTCTTGCACCCAGCGACGTCAACATATACACCTACCCCTGCATACCTGACTATGAAAAGAACAAG GTGGTGTTGGTGTTCCCGGGTCCAGGGGCTGTCTCAGTTCTTGACATGATCCAGTGTTTGCACGACATGACCGACAGCAGGTCATACCGCTCCTCTGGTGAACCCTGCCTAAAGAGGCTGAAAAGTGAGGAAATAACAGGGGCCACACATACTGCTGACAGCCTGGGGTCAGGGACCCCAGATGAAGCAAAGGGCTTGGAGTCCAGGGTGTATCCCTTACAGAGGGTGGTTTTCATTGACAGCACATGGAACCAGACCAACAAGATCAGCACAGATGAGAGACTGCAAG ATATCCTCCGGGTGGAGCTGAAGACGAGGAAAACGTGTTTCTGGCGGAGTCAGAGGGGCAAACCAGACACCTACTTAGCTACTATCGAggctatttattattttctcaagGACTTCCACAAGCATTGCCTTGCTCAGGAGTACAACGGAGAATATGATAACCTTCTCTTTTTCTACTCCTACCTACACTCAGTTGTCAACAAATcaaagcaagaaaagaaagatctGCTGGAAAATGAGAAAGAAGCTGAAGCAGCTAAAAAAGACTTAGGATCTGTAGCTGAAAGGTAG